In Yersinia enterocolitica subsp. enterocolitica, one DNA window encodes the following:
- the ubiK gene encoding ubiquinone biosynthesis accessory factor UbiK has product MIDPKKIEQIARQVHESMPKGIREFGDDVEKKIRMVLQSQLTRLDLVNREEFDVQTQVLLRTREKLALLEQRMGELEARFNSAPAAVGATATIDDKTGE; this is encoded by the coding sequence ATGATTGACCCGAAAAAAATTGAACAAATCGCCCGCCAGGTGCATGAGTCTATGCCGAAAGGTATTCGCGAATTCGGGGACGACGTCGAAAAGAAAATTCGGATGGTGCTGCAATCGCAGTTAACCCGTTTGGATTTGGTTAATCGTGAAGAGTTCGACGTGCAAACTCAAGTCCTGCTGCGTACCAGAGAAAAACTGGCATTGTTGGAGCAACGCATGGGCGAACTGGAAGCCAGGTTCAACAGTGCTCCGGCCGCCGTTGGAGCAACGGCCACTATTGATGATAAAACCGGCGAGTAA
- the yjeH gene encoding L-methionine/branched-chain amino acid transporter, with protein MSGLKQELSLAQGVGLLSTSLLGTGVFAVPALAAMLAGEDSLWAWPLLIVLVFPIAIAFAALGRHFPSAGGAAHFVTMAFGPKLGKVTGWLFLSVIPVGLPAALQIAAGFWQATLGWSDSGLLMVQLVTLLVIWLLGTRSAGSSANVQTLIALLVIALVVAIWWQGDIQPSQIPWPTPQDIIPSNMFSALAVMFWCFVGLEAFAHLATEFRHPKRDFPRALMVGLLVAGAVYWGCTVAVLHFHAYGEQQAAAASLPRIVVQLFGEHALWIACIIGYLACFASVNIYTQSFARMVWSQARPQSKLAQLSVGQTPVNALTVVVGSCLLFTLLTYWLSLPLDLLIVYANGIFVLIYLLCMLAGIRLLSGRSRVMSVIGSILCCVLLVMIGWKSLYALLMFALLWMLMSKSRGAIIQP; from the coding sequence GTGAGTGGACTAAAACAGGAGTTGAGTCTGGCCCAGGGAGTCGGGTTATTGTCCACTTCACTGTTGGGAACTGGTGTCTTTGCTGTGCCCGCACTGGCGGCAATGCTGGCCGGTGAAGATAGTTTATGGGCCTGGCCGCTATTGATTGTGCTGGTTTTCCCGATTGCTATCGCCTTTGCTGCTTTAGGTCGCCACTTTCCCAGTGCCGGTGGTGCGGCCCACTTTGTCACCATGGCATTCGGGCCGAAGCTTGGCAAAGTCACCGGTTGGCTATTTTTGTCCGTCATTCCGGTCGGTTTACCTGCCGCGCTCCAAATTGCTGCTGGTTTCTGGCAAGCCACTTTGGGTTGGAGTGATAGCGGATTATTGATGGTACAACTGGTAACTTTGCTGGTTATTTGGTTGCTGGGAACCCGCAGTGCTGGCTCCAGTGCCAATGTGCAAACATTGATTGCCTTGTTGGTCATCGCGCTGGTGGTAGCTATTTGGTGGCAGGGTGACATTCAGCCATCACAAATTCCTTGGCCTACACCACAAGATATTATCCCGTCGAATATGTTCAGTGCGCTGGCAGTGATGTTCTGGTGCTTTGTCGGGCTGGAAGCTTTCGCACATCTGGCGACCGAATTCCGTCACCCAAAACGTGATTTTCCGCGCGCCCTAATGGTCGGACTATTGGTCGCGGGAGCGGTCTATTGGGGATGTACCGTGGCGGTGCTGCATTTCCATGCCTATGGTGAGCAGCAAGCTGCTGCTGCCTCTTTGCCGCGAATTGTGGTGCAACTGTTCGGTGAGCATGCGCTATGGATTGCCTGCATTATTGGTTATTTAGCTTGTTTTGCCAGTGTGAATATCTATACCCAGAGTTTCGCTCGCATGGTGTGGTCGCAGGCGCGCCCACAAAGCAAGTTAGCGCAGCTGTCTGTCGGGCAAACACCGGTGAATGCACTGACGGTAGTGGTCGGCAGTTGCCTGCTGTTTACTTTGCTGACTTACTGGCTGTCCCTGCCTTTAGATCTGCTGATTGTGTACGCCAACGGTATTTTTGTACTAATTTATTTGCTGTGCATGCTGGCGGGTATTCGCTTATTAAGTGGGCGCTCGCGGGTGATGTCGGTGATTGGCAGTATTCTGTGTTGTGTATTACTGGTGATGATTGGTTGGAAGAGCTTATATGCTTTACTGATGTTTGCGCTGTTGTGGATGCTAATGTCGAAGTCGCGTGGAGCCATAATACAGCCCTAA